The Rhopalosiphum maidis isolate BTI-1 chromosome 4, ASM367621v3, whole genome shotgun sequence region tttataaatgatattaaaacataaaaatgggCTGAATTTGTGTTGTTTTTATCAAGAATTTATTCACTGAATACAGGCATGTGACTtggctatgtatatatatatatatatacattttttttaacaaaaacactTTGAGGTATATAAGATGaggatacaattttaaatccaaattgtacatattgaattgttatattataatatattatatttgctatattgaattatgacaaaaaaaataccagcACCAGTGTATATTTAGAAACTCAGTAAGCCCAAGGAactgataaaaattgtaactcCCTTTGCCACTacccaataaatatattattttatacaaaaccaatccattttgttttataatttatggattACTATAGCAATGGTTAATAagagtttaatgttatttaatagtagtaaaatatttttttttttttaataacaaaatttcaattttaaatagcaaaaaaatacaagtcaTGACAGACATAGTATCACAAACCAAAAGGAAAATAtcacaaaacatattttcaaaatgtttacaattctatgttaataattactgACGTAGACACTTTTGctgtctaaaaatatattaccaacATACTtccaataaataagttaaaaacaatctgaatttatcattattcattaccataattattaaaaactaaatgatttgaaaaataaagcaaataaaaaatgtgatattttttaccttattaattatatgtatatacaaaaaaaattaagacaatatgacaaatcataatataatgattttatagaaattatatgtCAAACTttttatgcattaaaatataacaacaaaatatacaatattaaattgttcttgTGTTGTActattattcgttttatagattaatgagtgaaaaaaaaattataataatactggtaaataaatgtaaaaccaTGGCAACAATCCTATTAAACATGAAATAGTAGGCTATAACTTTTACAGAATAGTTTATATtctaatcattaatatataaataaatattataacataaaaaaattaaaaaaaaaaaaacattgttcctaagtccattttattttattcaatggcAACATTGgaagacttaaaaaaaaagacatataaataaaaattaacagatgaacacgaaaataaaaaataaatttttaataaagttatcagaattaaaactttattttctttgtactataaaaataataaaataggcgAGTGTATGCCTAATTATGGAGGAGTTTTTAAAATCcagactataataattgttataatctatataaatttttaacttaaaaaaaaaacattaacttgcagttattatatacatatatagatatacatatacatataaaaatacgtttatgtTGTTCGTCTTCTGTTTGTGGCACTCCCAATATCTTACAGATACGTCGACTCGCCTAGAACCACCGGAAACACAATCACATTTGCATCTACGCCATCAGGTGTATTGTGCTCAAGCGACAGGTTTACGAAAGCCTAAGGGAGAGAATAAAGCGGCCTTCACCAatcattattctaaaaaaatactacacaacaataattagGGATGATAGCGTTTTACTAAAACGTTCaaacaagaataaaaatattaattatatcaaatttgatttttatataaagaaaatgttcattttaaaaattaaagtatatacaagggaaaataatagttacaaaATGATACACAAGTGACAGTTTGttcatgtgtatattatactaatattttccaCAAGCCTAATGAGACAGGTAATTAAAGCGATAGCCTAgatgagaaatattttaaaagaataataaaattattttttcattaattcttattttttaatatgctaattatgtttttgtataaatcacTGACCAGATTCCCATCcatcttcttcttcttcagcTGTTGTACAACTACTTGATTCACTTTCTGATAGTGTTTCACCAACAACTGGTTCAGAAACATCAGTacgttcaaataataaacttacatGGAAGTCCGCgctaaaaagtttattttgtttatctttATGGCCATCCAATTCCCATTTGTTCATGTTTAATGTCAACAGGCGATTATCATTTCCACCCACATGACCAATAGAGTTTGtactaatacataaatatataaaatcacaattatatttcattataaataatttcataatacttTAAAGTACTAAACAGTTCATGTTACTAAAAAGTATATGGAtaacttcataaaaaaaaaacaccatgagtaaattttactatataatagttagttatataaatattaaatgtctaCATTAAgacaatttataaacttacCGCATTTGATTATTTGGAAATCGAAAGTTAGTTGAATCGTCCATACTATTAGTATGAACAGTTTTTTCTTGCTGGCCACAATGCTTATTTTCTCTATTACCATTTTCAGTAATAGCTGGTTCACAAacgaaaaaagtattaaaccagaaatgaaatagtttttcctgaaacaataatacaatactaaatatataaaaactcttattaaataaaaacaatattatttaatattataattagtatccactattatttttgaaaaattttcttttaaattataaaaaaaaaattaaaatgctacCCTAccttaaatatcaatattataattataatttatgttagagcatataataaacattttataccaattacttataataaatacttgtttagtatttaattcttagtttgtatataatgaaataattaaacaagaaacaaatttaaattaatctacaataaaaaagataaaataatttatttaaaaattgaattttaaatatttcggtaaattagaatattaacttataatattatggattgaaataaaataaacactgtTGTAACATTTTGGATTGTCTGTAAAATGTGATAATGCTTACGTCCTTTTGACATACCGCCTATATTTTAGtgatatatgtgtgtgtacctGCGTATATCAGAAACAATAAATGAaatgaattcaatttaaaaaaatgaaaattcatTTCAAAATGGCCAAACACAACAACACACatgatagatataaaaattaataaatttatttagataaattttactttagaaaacgttaaatactttacaaagaaaattgtaaatgaataaataaatatataatattttaagttgatatatgttaaaatattaattaataaaaacgcttttaaatttatacctttttcttcattttatgtttattgtaacACTCTACTTTCACATCTCCAAGGACTTGGGTCATTTGTGTTAAACGAATTGTTACATCAGAAGCATTACGCCGCATATCTTGTACATCAGATGAATATACTTTTCTGATTTTTGAACTATCTCCATTTATCCATTCTGATATTACTAAACGgatacctaaaaatataatatacattttaagcaatatacttacaaaataatgttggtaaataatacaattatatacttacatgttTGCCccgaattgaaaatattaggtactggatctaattttatttcctTTACTGTTAATACCACAGGCttgtagtttaaatttttttcaactaacAATGCATAATAGTTGACATATCTCCTTTGGCTGGGAATAGTGACACCCTagaaataaatgaaacaaagtttatgtatgtatacatactttacattaaaaattaaattaatttaaattttaatcaaggAATCAATAGCCAAGACACAATTGCATGCTACACAATTCAAAAaagtttgatatattattaacatcattttaatttatttttgtgaaatgtcattgaaaatgtaatgcattatattttattttaataattaaattctaaatgaaACACATTTTACTCAAATATCACactaaaaactgtataaatatatgataaaattttatcttttttaatttaaaaatataataaataataccttttTATCAAATGTTCTTTTTTGGCCATAGTAATTAAGAGCATCTTCTGCTGATAAACATTGTAAACTATGTATTAAATAGCAACATATCATTACACCAGTTCGgccctaaaaataataaaaaaattaattaatgaatcaataataaataaatatattacttgaaaaactaaattatacctTTCCAGCTTTACAATGTACAGCAGCTACATTTCTACTGTCTTTATCGAGCCATTGATGAACATCTTCACAAAAAGGTTTAATCACCTCAATACTAGGTGGATTATGATCTTGAAATGGGTAGGTAGCTACACGCTGGTGGAATTTCCGAGAATCATAAGATCGTTCTGaacaactaaaaatacaagattgaattattattaaaaaaaaaataaacaaattttaatcaaatagatACTtacagattatatattttataatgattaggATGTTTCTGATCAAGGAGTCTGCTTACATCATCTATATGATTTCGGTAGACTACACCTTCTAAATTTTCTGCAGGAAATCCCATTGCTATCACATTATGTAGAATGtctaatcatataaattaaggAAAATTTTGAGAAAACTTAAGTAGAAGTAAGATTCTACTACTTTGTATcaactattatttacttataattttttaaagatagtTTTACACATTTAGTAAGATGAAAttcaatagatataataaataaatttatatcatttaataaacaatgtttgtACGGAACACTAAACTAGTACTACTTATTCAAATAgctttagtaaaataaataaaatagttttaactattgagtacttatttgaaaattttgttgaaattaaaaaatacatctatAATTAGAAACTATATACTAGGTTactcatttttgaaaaaaaaaatttactatagttcaaaataattaaaaagaatcatttaaattaaataaatctattttgtcactatcattttttaagtttttacttttcataATAACTTgacactatacatttttattttttaattctatatatcctaagtatttatttggaattactatgtataaaaataaacttgagCTCGTAGTAAGTTAATTGCTTATAGATACGTAATAAgcttataacaaatttactatatgaaaattattagaaaaatattttgcttatatgaaattaataatatatattgttgtttaaaaaagtaagaacattataagaataaaaaatagcaatatttgttactttaaattatgtaaaatatatttattgagtgtttattattaaaccttgtaaaacattaacattatttatattatcaacagAGATCAGTTAAttctttatacatttcattgattaacaaacatattacatattataaaggcGTGAAATCAAATAATTCTTTAATGATATgagtaaactaatataattaatcaaacatGTAGTTTAAAGTGTTCTtgtgtataactattaatttattattaaagtataagttaattacatggaaagatttatttttcacttctatataagaaaatgtaattaattcaaatagaattgaattatgtaatttagttcacattttcaaattaagggttaataaaaaatataaaaaaaaaagtatgataattataatataatacaaacttgTTAACAGAAAGAAATATTCtaaacatatatttgtttgcaatataagtagatacttttagttcataaaataatcaatcaaTTGTAAATACAAAGGATACAAGTCAAATCGAGGTTGAACCCATCTTCAGTATAACGTTTTCTTTGTTTACTGACCAGTTTTTTAATTGGATTAGTCATTTTGATGTTAGGAATGGCCATTCTGGTGCGGATTGTCGAGTTATGCACCAGACGAGTAGATTGTTCGTCCATGGCCCTGTTGTTTATGGTTAGTTATGTGCATTGTATTTACTAGACTGTGAACATCCAGCAAGGTATTGAATGTAGAAATACTCAAGAAAAATTGGAGATCCATTCCACATTTTgatgtacaatttaaacaacCTTACCTTATAATCAAGTCCAGagtaattatgtataggtagttCATACATCaacaacacattttataagtgATCAATAAGATTAACATTATGTCTACTTGTATGATGAATTTGAGTGATAATTTACGACTGGACGCTCCAGAGATGAAAAGGGACAATGCAACAGAAGAGGGGAAAAagaaaatgaaatgaaaaataaaaacttataacatttttaatattaaaaaaaaaagaaacaaagaACTGGAAAGCTTACACCGTAACAGTCTGATCAATTGtaagatacataataatttacatataccgCACAATGTGACCAACAGAAACCATGGAGACTAAACTAAaccgtataatgtataaaccaTGACTATCCCATCTTAACCATCCACactctacaaaataattattaaagaatacaGTATGcagtataaaattagaaaatatatccATTCTCTATTGTCTATTTCCATCGGCTGACAGCTATCAAAAAttggaaatattatactagtaaattaaaactacagtattacacaattttattaaaagtcaaGCCACTACaagaaattaaacaattattttcttattattcgtTGTTTTGGTTAAGTGGgagacatattatacttagataTAGAATTTGAAGAACAAAATATGAGAGTAAACTGACGTGAAACTATTATAGACTCAGTAATCTGtgattatagtacctataacagGTAGTATACTTAGAACTTAGTATACTTGAAGAGCAGCGCCCACAAGGCAtggacattttaataataactattattgtaaaactgtTCCAACGGCACATGGGGGGACTTAAATTATGAATctttattatagtctataggtaaatatataatactatagtggGTTTAGTGGCTACCacaaaaatgtaggtatgtaGCACGGTGTTtagtgtatactgtatgtctgtatgtctgtataatataataacttcgTTTTTGatgttaaaagaaaaatgccAATATTATGTCCAAAGATCGAgcatgaataatataacaatataattatattttccatttcatctttagatatttttttgtaagagtagtaaatatttataatgtatacctactgTATTAAAACACCATAAGCTAATACAATAAAAGGTAAAATTAgatacgtaattttttttttatatttattatttttgcattgatattaaaaaatgtacctacgaACTatctttgttttaatattcagGAAATTCATTTGACTAAATCGGCTGTAACAACtaacaatacctatattatcgtATTCTCGTCACGAGGTgtctaatttgaaaataaaaccattattaaaataatatgcgctTATAATAATTCGGAGAGGGGATATTTGCCCCTTCTTGGCACTACGCACCAACTTCCACAAGCGGGATTAGATTTTTCGTCACACGTAATACACgcgttcaatattaattttatattcttattttataaatgcttGCTATAAAATTACGAAATACCTACGTTAACCTACAcaatctataaaatactatgtacTAGTTTATGTATACACGACTAAATTtcgcattaaaatattattgttactcgATTATTGTGTGATTGAGTATCCAAAGTCAAGCATCTGTGAACTAAACTAATGAATTGCGgatgacaattttatttttaccgccaattaaaaaattaagttattgtacttatttaaaacttataaataatacttgataTAGAGTTTGGACTATAGGTACTTCTGTACAAGATTTTAGCAGTGTACACACAATTATACTTAcgacttattagttattatacatcCTTAGCTGGATAATTTAGTTACAGGGGCGTAATTAAGGGGACGGTAAGGGCCCAGGGGCGCCGAGTACAGAGGAGCTCGGGGGCTGCAGCCCCCCATGattcataaattgtaaaatgccctcaaaatactaattttattcatagtaAATTTACCCTTTGCAGACTTAGGACATACATAAGGAGTACTATGAGTCAAACACAGTTAAATGATATTGCCATTCTTCGTGTTTTCACCATGatgaagaaataaatttagaaactGTTGCAAaccaatttattaacaattgttAAGTGcggaaaaatacattttctgtataaaacatgtaactttcaaaattaaattggcattttttaattttaattttgtgctttcaataattaaagttgtaattgctaatagtattaaaatgttataacataaaaaacaacaaatgactatatattttagtaattgttTAACGATTAGtaatgtttttgtaattatttaggtaaaacTGTAcatgtgtttataaaatagtgagccccatgacattttcaaaacctGGCGCCTCTGGTAAGGGGAGATCCCCTAGAGCAGAGGTTCTCAATCTTTTTACAGTCACGTACCGGCAGATGACTTTTATATAGAACTACGGATCATATAGAgcacaatacataaaaaatttaaaaatataattgtttccaATTCAATACGGACCAGTACCCTTTTAATCGCGAACCGGTGATTAAGAACCACTGCCCTAGAGcctaattttctaatatttttcaatatttatattttaatagtatcaaGGCCGTATCTGTGTCCTGTGGGAGGATTCAAGGGGTCCGGACTCCccccaaatttttaaaagtagctactttttactgttttatatagttgattgactataaaagtataaaatgtgagtacctatattataaattaaaaaaaatgttggatcTTCCCCCcgaaatttttttcagttacagCCTTGATAGTAATCCAActataacactataaataatagcgttcttaatagaatttaaggtttttctttttaattgatataaattttacagtTTTCTACTGAACAAAATTTAACTCCCTTCCTCCCAAAACAAATTCTTAATTACGCCACTGTATagttacatacataatataggtactaatatatacacatggactaaataattattagtttattacgtatttacaataatttctaataaattaaatacctacaaagGTCTATGGTCACACATTACACGACACAACGTTATATCAACTGACAAGTCAgtctataatatgaatacatataatacctatatataaatctGAATATATCCATAGTGTAGTATGATATACCCGTCTATCAGCGTCCAGCGTcaggtttaaaattaatgattactattgatttatgattttatgaacATACTTCAACTTGAAaactttgtaatatataatatatatatatatatatatatatacctaattgcAGCCTTTTACTGGTTACCTTTAgagttaagaataatattattatattaatttataatatttataatagatatacacTTTcagttatgaaattaaaaaaaactaataattgctCCTTTTCCTctcaaaaacaaaagttttataatttaaatcatgtaATGTCATCAAGATTCGTGTcttgtgatatttataattttgaatttaaccaAAGATTTTGATACACATCTACatatgttattttcaaaatgcaggtgtaaaatataaccttttaaacactatttaactatttactataaaaacttGTGTTAGGATT contains the following coding sequences:
- the LOC113555800 gene encoding phosphatidylinositol 3,4,5-trisphosphate 3-phosphatase and dual-specificity protein phosphatase PTEN isoform X1; this translates as MDEQSTRLVHNSTIRTRMAIPNIKMTNPIKKLVSKQRKRYTEDGFNLDLTYILHNVIAMGFPAENLEGVVYRNHIDDVSRLLDQKHPNHYKIYNLCSERSYDSRKFHQRVATYPFQDHNPPSIEVIKPFCEDVHQWLDKDSRNVAAVHCKAGKGRTGVMICCYLIHSLQCLSAEDALNYYGQKRTFDKKGVTIPSQRRYVNYYALLVEKNLNYKPVVLTVKEIKLDPVPNIFNSGQTCIRLVISEWINGDSSKIRKVYSSDVQDMRRNASDVTIRLTQMTQVLGDVKVECYNKHKMKKKEKLFHFWFNTFFVCEPAITENGNRENKHCGQQEKTVHTNSMDDSTNFRFPNNQMRTNSIGHVGGNDNRLLTLNMNKWELDGHKDKQNKLFSADFHVSLLFERTDVSEPVVGETLSESESSSCTTAEEEEDGWESGFRKPVA
- the LOC113555800 gene encoding phosphatidylinositol 3,4,5-trisphosphate 3-phosphatase and dual-specificity protein phosphatase PTEN isoform X3, whose protein sequence is MDEQSTRLVHNSTIRTRMAIPNIKMTNPIKKLVSKQRKRYTEDGFNLDLTYILHNVIAMGFPAENLEGVVYRNHIDDVSRLLDQKHPNHYKIYNLCSERSYDSRKFHQRVATYPFQDHNPPSIEVIKPFCEDVHQWLDKDSRNVAAVHCKAGKGRTGVMICCYLIHSLQCLSAEDALNYYGQKRTFDKKGVTIPSQRRYVNYYALLVEKNLNYKPVVLTVKEIKLDPVPNIFNSGQTCIRLVISEWINGDSSKIRKVYSSDVQDMRRNASDVTIRLTQMTQVLGDVKVECYNKHKMKKKEKLFHFWFNTFFVCEPAITENGNRENKHCGQQEKTVHTNSMDDSTNFRFPNNQMRTNSIGHVGGNDNRLLTLNMNKWELDGHKDKQNKLFSADFHVSLLFERTDVSEPVVGETLSESESSSCTTAEEEEDGWESVFF
- the LOC113555800 gene encoding phosphatidylinositol 3,4,5-trisphosphate 3-phosphatase and dual-specificity protein phosphatase PTEN isoform X2, with amino-acid sequence MDEQSTRLVHNSTIRTRMAIPNIKMTNPIKKLVSKQRKRYTEDGFNLDLTYILHNVIAMGFPAENLEGVVYRNHIDDVSRLLDQKHPNHYKIYNLCSERSYDSRKFHQRVATYPFQDHNPPSIEVIKPFCEDVHQWLDKDSRNVAAVHCKAGKGRTGVMICCYLIHSLQCLSAEDALNYYGQKRTFDKKGVTIPSQRRYVNYYALLVEKNLNYKPVVLTVKEIKLDPVPNIFNSGQTCIRLVISEWINGDSSKIRKVYSSDVQDMRRNASDVTIRLTQMTQVLGDVKVECYNKHKMKKKEKLFHFWFNTFFVCEPAITENGNRENKHCGQQEKTVHTNSMDDSTNFRFPNNQMRTNSIGHVGGNDNRLLTLNMNKWELDGHKDKQNKLFSADFHVSLLFERTDVSEPVVGETLSESESSSCTTAEEEEDGWESGESTYL